In Rhodothermales bacterium, a single window of DNA contains:
- the rpmA gene encoding 50S ribosomal protein L27 — MAHKKGMGSTKNGRDSNPQMLGVKAFGGEFVQAGSIIVRQRGTKFHPGTNVGRGNDDTLFAMQTGVIRFSRGAKNRKFVHVDAD, encoded by the coding sequence ATGGCACATAAGAAAGGAATGGGGTCGACCAAGAACGGTCGGGATTCAAACCCCCAAATGCTCGGCGTAAAGGCATTCGGTGGCGAGTTCGTACAGGCGGGTTCCATCATCGTCCGTCAGCGTGGCACCAAGTTCCATCCTGGCACCAACGTGGGTCGTGGCAATGACGATACGTTGTTCGCCATGCAGACCGGCGTTATCCGTTTCTCGCGTGGCGCGAAGAACCGCAAGTTCGTTCACGTCGACGCCGACTGA
- a CDS encoding HAMP domain-containing sensor histidine kinase: MAIKTSLPAESRPAIRRVRDISGREMVSFSAFSKVVTHRIGSLISSIEGYTDLLLDAIPETEDRENAFRILEGVRRMEAVLEDIQSFRNDLQVQLRPLPADTLVANAFRLLSDVEASRTKLHVSLPEGVHVLADPQPFRQALLAVLRNAMEATDADSAPVSVTVDVVEATHELRIQVYNVGPLSPDTVRARIFEPFYTTKAHNLGVGLTIARRILHLHGGSINLTSGEEELGTEFTLRIPLSTD; this comes from the coding sequence ATGGCCATTAAAACCAGCCTCCCAGCGGAATCCAGGCCCGCAATCCGTCGCGTCCGCGACATCTCCGGCCGGGAAATGGTCTCGTTTTCCGCGTTCAGCAAGGTGGTCACGCATCGCATTGGAAGTCTCATCAGCTCCATCGAGGGCTATACGGATTTGCTTCTTGACGCCATTCCGGAGACCGAGGATCGGGAAAATGCCTTCAGGATCCTGGAAGGCGTCCGTCGCATGGAGGCCGTCCTTGAGGACATCCAATCGTTCCGGAACGACCTTCAGGTCCAACTCCGCCCTCTTCCGGCCGACACGCTCGTAGCCAATGCGTTCCGGCTGTTGTCGGACGTCGAGGCGTCCCGCACGAAGCTGCACGTGAGCCTCCCGGAGGGGGTCCACGTACTGGCCGACCCTCAACCGTTCCGGCAGGCCCTGCTGGCAGTTTTGCGCAATGCCATGGAAGCCACCGACGCGGACAGCGCACCGGTTTCGGTGACCGTGGACGTGGTCGAGGCCACGCATGAACTCCGGATCCAGGTCTACAATGTCGGCCCCCTGTCACCGGACACCGTCCGGGCCCGGATCTTCGAACCGTTCTATACGACGAAGGCGCACAACCTGGGCGTCGGCCTGACCATTGCCCGTCGGATCCTGCACCTGCACGGAGGCAGCATCAACCTGACCTCCGGTGAAGAGGAATTGGGAACGGAGTTCACGTTGCGCATTCCGCTGTCGACAGACTGA
- the rplU gene encoding 50S ribosomal protein L21, translated as MYAIVEIAGKQYKVAKDDTLYIPRQQADADTTLTFNSVLLVSDGSNVTVGKPTVDGASVEATVLDHVKADKVLVFKKKRRKRYKVKRGHRQPYTQVKVTAVTAG; from the coding sequence ATGTACGCGATCGTTGAAATCGCCGGAAAACAGTACAAGGTCGCCAAGGACGATACCTTGTACATTCCCCGCCAGCAGGCAGACGCCGACACCACGCTCACGTTCAATTCGGTATTGCTGGTTTCGGACGGGTCGAATGTAACCGTCGGAAAGCCGACCGTGGACGGCGCAAGCGTGGAAGCCACGGTTCTTGACCATGTCAAGGCAGACAAGGTGTTGGTATTCAAGAAAAAACGCCGCAAACGCTACAAAGTGAAGCGCGGACACCGCCAACCCTACACGCAAGTCAAGGTTACGGCCGTAACGGCCGGCTGA
- a CDS encoding HDOD domain-containing protein: MNKPLFSGLTILRPPDRQLAEKLQAIIASGLPLDAVHLARILSEDAITVAAILKRANNAYYGLRETVSSLTHAIEILEPAHVAQMVIGTARDNADTALVQTLLRQARDTAWATHKMAPSRPAAPGTEFTAGLMYNYGQIILALSFPYQAPALFASSRSTILFDPDDWRTPEQLQFGMDAAEAGEFAARRLCLPDALVNVMATGGHPAPASGYTPASPLASLINRSFSTNILHGHGH; the protein is encoded by the coding sequence ATGAACAAGCCCCTTTTCAGCGGACTGACCATCCTCCGCCCTCCCGACCGCCAATTGGCGGAAAAGCTTCAGGCCATCATTGCATCGGGATTGCCCCTGGATGCCGTGCATCTGGCCCGGATCCTGAGTGAGGACGCCATCACGGTCGCCGCCATCCTGAAGCGTGCCAACAATGCCTACTACGGATTGCGGGAGACGGTCAGCAGCCTGACGCACGCCATCGAAATCCTCGAGCCGGCCCATGTTGCACAGATGGTCATCGGGACCGCCCGCGACAACGCCGACACGGCCCTTGTTCAGACGCTGCTCCGGCAGGCCCGGGACACGGCGTGGGCCACCCACAAGATGGCTCCGAGTCGTCCTGCTGCTCCGGGAACGGAGTTCACTGCCGGCTTGATGTACAATTACGGCCAGATCATCCTGGCCCTGTCCTTCCCGTACCAGGCACCGGCCCTGTTCGCCTCCAGCCGCAGCACCATCCTTTTCGACCCCGACGATTGGCGGACGCCCGAGCAATTGCAGTTCGGGATGGACGCCGCCGAAGCCGGTGAATTCGCGGCTCGGCGCCTGTGTCTGCCGGATGCGCTCGTGAATGTCATGGCCACGGGTGGCCACCCCGCCCCCGCCTCCGGCTACACGCCCGCCTCCCCCCTGGCCAGCCTCATAAACCGATCCTTCTCCACGAATATCCTCCACGGACATGGCCATTAA